In Campylobacter concisus, a single window of DNA contains:
- the hypD gene encoding hydrogenase formation protein HypD: MDLINDFRDKNLILALSKLIQKESTKSLNIMEICGGHTHSIMKFALPSLVGEHINFIHGPGCPVCVMPKSRIDEACKLASMDNVIFCTLADMLRVPGSKTSLQKLRGEGHDIRALYTPLDALNIAKQNPDKKVIFFAIGFETTTPMSANLVEKVVQEDIKNLYFHINHVTVPAPVRAIMSDENVRIDAFLGPSHVSVITGSKIYKELASEFKRPIAISGFEPLDIMASVLNLVRQQNAGTYEVYNEYARAVKEEGNLKAKELIAKYFEPCDFVWRGLGEIAQSGMKLKDEFAYLDARVQFDCNVESAGESKACICGQILRGLAKPTECKVFGKVCNPQNPIGSCMVSSEGACAAYFKYARVG, encoded by the coding sequence ATGGATCTTATCAATGACTTTCGCGATAAAAATTTAATCCTAGCCCTTTCAAAGCTCATCCAAAAAGAGAGCACAAAGTCCCTAAATATCATGGAAATTTGTGGCGGCCACACGCATAGCATTATGAAATTTGCACTGCCAAGCTTGGTTGGAGAGCATATAAATTTCATCCACGGCCCAGGCTGTCCGGTATGTGTGATGCCAAAGAGCCGCATAGATGAGGCCTGTAAGCTTGCTAGCATGGATAATGTGATCTTTTGCACGCTAGCTGACATGCTAAGAGTGCCTGGCTCAAAGACAAGCTTGCAAAAGCTTCGCGGCGAGGGGCATGACATAAGGGCACTTTACACGCCACTTGATGCGCTAAATATAGCTAAGCAAAACCCAGATAAAAAGGTCATATTTTTTGCCATAGGCTTTGAGACGACAACGCCAATGAGCGCAAATTTGGTTGAAAAAGTGGTGCAAGAGGACATTAAAAATTTATACTTTCACATAAATCATGTAACCGTTCCAGCTCCAGTTAGAGCTATAATGAGCGATGAAAACGTGAGGATAGACGCATTTTTAGGCCCAAGCCATGTAAGTGTCATCACTGGAAGTAAAATTTACAAAGAGCTAGCGAGCGAATTTAAAAGACCGATAGCCATTAGCGGTTTTGAGCCGCTTGACATCATGGCAAGTGTGCTAAATTTAGTCCGTCAGCAAAACGCAGGCACTTATGAAGTCTATAATGAGTACGCAAGGGCGGTCAAAGAAGAGGGCAACCTCAAGGCAAAAGAGCTCATCGCTAAGTACTTTGAGCCGTGCGACTTTGTCTGGAGAGGCCTTGGCGAGATAGCACAAAGTGGCATGAAGCTAAAAGATGAGTTTGCCTATCTTGACGCCAGAGTGCAGTTTGACTGCAACGTAGAGAGTGCGGGCGAGAGCAAGGCTTGCATTTGTGGGCAAATTTTAAGAGGGCTAGCAAAGCCAACAGAGTGTAAAGTCTTTGGCAAAGTTTGTAACCCGCAAAATCCGATAGGATCGTGCATGGTCTCAAGCGAGGGCGCTTGTGCGGCGTATTTCAAATACGCAAGAGTTGGTTAA
- a CDS encoding HypC/HybG/HupF family hydrogenase formation chaperone, translating to MCLSIPSKVIEIDENNVATVETLGVTRKVSLDLISEEVKVGEYVLIHVGYAMQKIDTQFALESLEVYQKIADDMNAGKI from the coding sequence ATGTGCCTCTCGATCCCTTCAAAAGTAATAGAAATAGATGAAAATAACGTTGCTACCGTTGAGACTTTGGGCGTTACTAGAAAGGTAAGCCTAGATCTCATCTCTGAAGAGGTAAAAGTTGGCGAATATGTGCTAATCCACGTAGGATACGCTATGCAAAAGATCGATACGCAGTTTGCGCTTGAGAGTTTAGAGGTCTATCAAAAGATCGCTGATGATATGAACGCGGGGAAAATTTGA
- the hypB gene encoding hydrogenase nickel incorporation protein HypB, whose translation MCKDCGCSMGNHAHTHTHADGTTHSHPHTHDGHTDHAHDAHEHSHEAHAHPVLNESKTIDVIEKILSENDKEAAHNRAHLDEKKILCVNLMSSPGAGKTTLLEATIKAGKFKIGVVEGDLETNQDADRIVKAGAKAHQISTGQTCHLDAFMVHEGLHHLPLNELDLVFIENVGNLVCPASYDVGSHFNAVLLSVPEGDDKVSKYPVMFRAADVLLITKASLAPHFDFDIERVKNDARKLNPKVDIFVIDSKTGEGIDKWISYLEFKKELR comes from the coding sequence ATGTGTAAAGATTGCGGTTGTTCAATGGGTAATCACGCCCACACTCACACTCACGCTGATGGCACCACTCACTCGCACCCACACACTCATGATGGACATACAGATCACGCTCATGATGCGCACGAACATAGCCACGAGGCTCACGCACACCCTGTGCTAAACGAGAGCAAAACTATAGACGTGATAGAGAAAATTCTCTCTGAAAATGACAAAGAGGCCGCCCACAACAGAGCTCATCTTGATGAGAAAAAGATACTTTGCGTAAATTTGATGAGTAGCCCAGGCGCTGGAAAAACTACACTTTTAGAGGCTACGATAAAGGCTGGTAAGTTTAAAATAGGCGTTGTAGAGGGCGATTTGGAGACAAATCAAGATGCTGATCGCATAGTAAAAGCTGGTGCAAAGGCTCATCAGATAAGTACAGGTCAGACCTGTCACTTGGACGCATTTATGGTGCATGAAGGGCTTCATCACCTGCCCCTAAACGAGCTTGATCTAGTCTTTATAGAAAATGTTGGAAATTTAGTCTGTCCTGCAAGCTACGACGTTGGCTCACATTTTAACGCTGTGCTTCTTTCAGTACCAGAGGGCGATGATAAGGTGAGCAAATATCCAGTGATGTTTAGGGCTGCTGATGTGCTTCTTATCACAAAAGCTTCGCTTGCACCGCACTTTGACTTTGATATCGAGCGAGTGAAAAACGACGCTAGAAAGCTAAATCCAAAGGTCGATATCTTTGTGATAGATAGCAAAACAGGCGAAGGAATCGACAAATGGATAAGTTATTTGGAATTTAAAAAAGAGCTAAGATAA
- a CDS encoding GDYXXLXY domain-containing protein: protein MKIKVLIVAVFFQILLIGIMLGYALMPLYFGQEVRVRVNLYDPRDLFRGNYVDLNYEFSNFHSRNFDENDEDDRYIDQYDERVRDGARVYAILKPDTNGTYSFAKFSISKPDNGVFLAGRYDGYSLVKYGIEHFYMSPDSAANTEDEMREEEDVDAYAVLMVMDNGKARLKDLIIQKNAQKNSKKLLGDENFDKLDEIRQKE, encoded by the coding sequence ATGAAGATAAAAGTATTAATAGTAGCTGTGTTTTTTCAAATTTTGCTTATTGGCATTATGCTTGGCTACGCACTTATGCCACTTTATTTTGGGCAAGAGGTAAGAGTAAGGGTTAATCTTTATGATCCAAGAGATCTTTTTCGCGGAAATTATGTTGATTTAAACTATGAATTTTCAAATTTTCATTCAAGAAATTTTGACGAAAATGATGAAGATGACCGCTATATCGACCAATACGATGAGAGAGTAAGAGATGGGGCTAGAGTTTATGCTATTTTAAAGCCAGATACTAATGGCACTTACAGCTTTGCAAAATTTAGTATAAGCAAGCCAGACAATGGAGTGTTTTTAGCTGGTAGATATGATGGCTACTCGCTCGTAAAATATGGCATAGAGCACTTTTATATGTCACCTGATAGTGCAGCTAATACCGAAGATGAAATGAGAGAAGAAGAAGACGTTGATGCGTATGCGGTTTTGATGGTGATGGATAATGGCAAAGCTAGACTAAAGGATCTAATAATCCAAAAGAATGCCCAAAAAAATAGTAAAAAACTACTCGGTGATGAAAATTTTGATAAGTTGGATGAGATTAGGCAAAAAGAGTAA
- a CDS encoding DUF2157 domain-containing protein, with amino-acid sequence MNFLNRIFLAKELDRWQSDGIVDKETAIKIANLYDIDPDAHSDKISFVLKLVAYLFFALAFFTLVGANWEEIPRLGRLALVLFVLGLVNFGGIYYLVKGKENLSTAMLFLGNFCFGAAIALIAQIYNISDEPSGGILLWSIGAFAVSFASKKGVLVAQSLIFATVWFFMIAYQGDFGFGFIIFIVLGAYTLYKDDSKWLAFVLFIDIFIYIISFCGYISGLRAIFDYGFLFGLPMVAIVSLSYALLLISISPLLDKFRVGLGAFTKEFGKNFGVFVLLFCLFLFEERNLFELYDEKLWFVKSFFKSNFGFVFILFSVAYFALFFKEKNKSGLLLGALLVSLPFVFSYGPGYANIFFSLANIITAAVLIKKGELKLGLCMIFLVAAVRYFQLIGDYIGATALFMVFAFIVLVVARKGRKK; translated from the coding sequence ATGAACTTTTTAAATAGAATTTTTCTAGCAAAAGAGCTGGATCGGTGGCAAAGTGATGGCATAGTCGATAAAGAGACCGCTATAAAAATAGCAAATTTATATGACATCGACCCTGATGCCCATAGTGACAAGATAAGTTTTGTCTTAAAACTCGTAGCATATCTCTTTTTTGCGCTAGCCTTTTTTACGCTCGTTGGTGCAAATTGGGAAGAGATACCAAGACTAGGACGTTTAGCACTTGTATTGTTTGTGCTTGGGCTTGTAAATTTTGGTGGAATTTACTATCTCGTAAAGGGAAAGGAAAATCTATCAACGGCGATGTTATTTCTTGGAAATTTCTGCTTTGGTGCAGCGATTGCTCTTATTGCTCAAATTTATAACATTAGCGATGAGCCAAGCGGTGGTATCTTGCTTTGGAGTATCGGAGCGTTTGCGGTTTCTTTTGCTAGTAAAAAAGGTGTACTAGTAGCCCAAAGCCTTATCTTTGCAACAGTTTGGTTTTTTATGATAGCTTATCAGGGCGACTTTGGTTTTGGTTTTATCATTTTTATAGTACTTGGCGCATATACGCTTTACAAAGACGACTCAAAATGGCTTGCTTTTGTGCTTTTTATAGATATCTTTATATACATCATTTCATTTTGCGGCTACATTAGTGGTCTTAGGGCGATATTTGATTATGGATTTTTGTTTGGACTTCCGATGGTTGCGATCGTGTCGCTATCTTATGCACTTTTGCTTATTAGTATTTCGCCGCTACTAGATAAATTTAGAGTAGGGCTTGGCGCATTTACAAAAGAATTTGGTAAAAATTTTGGCGTTTTTGTGTTGCTATTTTGTCTATTTTTATTTGAAGAAAGAAATTTATTTGAGCTTTACGATGAAAAGCTTTGGTTTGTGAAGTCATTTTTTAAAAGCAACTTTGGCTTTGTCTTTATCTTATTTAGTGTTGCTTATTTTGCACTATTTTTTAAAGAAAAAAACAAGAGTGGTTTGCTACTTGGGGCGCTGCTCGTGTCGTTACCCTTTGTCTTTAGCTACGGTCCTGGCTACGCAAATATATTTTTTTCGCTTGCAAATATCATAACAGCTGCGGTTCTTATCAAAAAGGGTGAGTTAAAACTTGGTCTTTGTATGATATTTTTGGTTGCAGCCGTGAGGTATTTCCAACTCATAGGTGATTATATTGGTGCTACGGCACTATTTATGGTGTTTGCTTTCATAGTGCTAGTTGTCGCTAGAAAAGGACGTAAAAAATGA
- a CDS encoding Na+/H+ antiporter NhaA: protein MGFRNFWDFFIGEASGGIFIIAATLVAFIFENVFLSSFYNSFLQIDTRLNFGKSPIQRPLILLVNDSLMAVFFFLLGFRLKREIFKAKLRSLAQATLLKIFIIGGILASVFFYILNHNYIFC from the coding sequence ATGGGTTTTAGGAATTTTTGGGATTTTTTTATAGGTGAAGCTAGCGGTGGTATTTTTATTATCGCTGCTACTTTAGTAGCATTTATCTTTGAAAATGTTTTTTTAAGCAGTTTTTATAACTCATTTTTACAAATCGATACAAGGCTAAATTTTGGTAAATCGCCGATACAAAGGCCCCTTATCCTTTTGGTAAATGATAGTTTGATGGCCGTTTTTTTCTTTTTACTTGGGTTTAGACTTAAGCGAGAAATTTTTAAAGCAAAGCTTAGGAGTCTGGCCCAAGCTACCTTGTTAAAAATTTTTATCATCGGTGGCATTTTAGCTTCTGTATTTTTTTATATTTTAAATCACAATTATATTTTTTGTTGA
- the nikR gene encoding nickel-responsive transcriptional regulator NikR, with amino-acid sequence MDSVIRFSVSLPSQLLDELDKKVSEQGYASRSEFTRDLIREKIVSDSWKDASEELIGVLTLIYMHHHNDLVNKKMDIEHSSDVKIICTNHVHVDHHNCLETISIRGEAGKIERFAERIAGLKGVKFSKLTRAAIPRF; translated from the coding sequence ATGGATAGTGTTATACGTTTTAGTGTTTCTTTACCTAGTCAGTTACTAGACGAACTAGATAAAAAGGTTAGCGAACAAGGCTATGCTTCTAGGAGCGAATTTACGAGAGATTTGATACGTGAAAAGATCGTAAGTGATAGCTGGAAAGACGCTAGCGAGGAGTTGATCGGGGTTTTGACGCTCATTTATATGCATCATCACAACGATTTGGTGAATAAAAAGATGGATATAGAGCATAGCTCTGATGTGAAAATCATCTGCACAAACCATGTTCATGTCGATCATCATAACTGCTTAGAAACGATTTCAATAAGAGGCGAGGCGGGCAAAATTGAACGCTTTGCTGAAAGGATCGCCGGCTTAAAGGGCGTAAAATTTTCTAAACTCACAAGGGCAGCTATTCCTAGGTTTTAG
- the hypF gene encoding carbamoyltransferase HypF — translation MRSSFRYEIKGLVQGVGFRPFVYTLAHKFALVGEIYNDDEGVKLNFSGDEAGFLVFEKELYEKLPALARIDELKKIKIDKIYKKLEIIASKRATKQAPILPDYALCDDCLREFYDPTNPRYKYPFINCTNCGPRFSIIKALPYDRVNTTMNEFKMCKFCESEYKDPLNRRYHAEPISCPNCGPKLYLKDKFGKALASKNEAAKDAAKLINEGKILAIKGLGGFHLICDATNEAAVSELRARKHRPSKPFALMSKNLENARKIAKISESEARLLTSNLKPIVLLEAKNGSNIAKSVAPNLNKLGVMLAFSGIHLLLFDYLEHDIIATSANISGEVVIKDESELRVKLGDVIDFYLDHDREIYSPSDDSIAFCVGDETIFTRTSRGLNPNFIHTNFKQKGTFLALGAELKSSFCIYKDGLLMISPYIGDLKNVATFDRFKDIFTLFEKTYNLKIDKVIADLHPNFLNTKWAKDQGFELVYLQHHYAHLLSVIFENELVDKEYLGFCFDGTGYGEDGKIWGGEVFKLDKKNYERVYHFDEFSLFGGENSIKNIYLIAYSIILKYSLEEEASKFLVNFDEKMLANFKKMEQKGLNLVKTSSVGRIFDAFGAIICGLFHSSFEGESGMRLEALYDKNLDVCYKFSLDNGVIGIKEAFKSTLKDEPRVAATAFINGLADIIFEISKKEKMEILLSGGVFQNKTLLELIYKKFTKANLKFYINKKFCSNDSNVNLGQIYYYLSTFSNK, via the coding sequence TTGAGATCAAGCTTTAGATATGAGATCAAGGGCTTAGTTCAAGGCGTTGGTTTTAGACCTTTTGTCTATACTTTGGCGCATAAATTTGCCCTCGTTGGTGAAATTTACAATGATGATGAGGGCGTGAAGCTAAATTTTAGCGGCGATGAGGCTGGCTTTTTGGTTTTTGAAAAGGAGCTCTATGAGAAGCTACCAGCCCTTGCTAGGATCGATGAGCTAAAGAAGATTAAGATAGATAAAATTTATAAAAAGCTTGAGATCATCGCTTCAAAAAGAGCCACCAAACAAGCGCCTATTTTGCCTGATTACGCGCTTTGCGATGACTGCTTGCGCGAGTTTTATGACCCCACAAATCCACGCTACAAATATCCATTTATAAACTGCACCAACTGCGGACCAAGATTTTCCATCATCAAAGCATTGCCTTATGACCGGGTAAATACGACGATGAATGAGTTTAAAATGTGCAAATTTTGCGAGAGCGAGTATAAAGATCCGCTTAACCGCCGCTATCACGCAGAGCCGATCTCCTGCCCAAACTGTGGACCAAAGCTCTATCTAAAAGATAAATTTGGTAAAGCCTTGGCTAGTAAAAACGAAGCGGCCAAAGATGCGGCTAAGCTCATAAACGAGGGCAAAATCTTAGCCATTAAAGGGCTTGGTGGCTTTCATTTGATTTGTGATGCGACAAATGAAGCCGCAGTTAGCGAGCTAAGAGCTAGAAAGCACCGCCCAAGCAAGCCCTTTGCCCTAATGAGTAAAAATTTAGAAAATGCTAGAAAAATAGCAAAAATTTCAGAGTCAGAGGCCAGGCTTCTTACTTCAAATTTAAAGCCAATCGTCTTGCTTGAGGCAAAAAATGGCTCAAATATCGCAAAAAGCGTCGCTCCAAATTTAAATAAGCTTGGCGTCATGCTCGCATTTAGTGGCATACATCTTTTGTTGTTTGACTATTTAGAACACGACATCATCGCAACTAGCGCAAATATCTCAGGCGAAGTTGTGATAAAAGATGAGAGTGAGCTAAGAGTAAAGCTAGGCGATGTCATAGACTTTTACCTTGATCACGACCGCGAAATTTACTCACCAAGTGACGATAGTATCGCATTTTGCGTTGGTGATGAGACAATTTTCACAAGAACGAGTCGTGGCTTAAATCCAAATTTCATCCATACAAATTTCAAGCAAAAAGGGACATTTTTAGCCCTTGGAGCGGAGCTAAAAAGTTCTTTTTGTATATACAAAGACGGCCTTTTGATGATTAGCCCGTATATCGGCGACCTAAAAAACGTGGCGACTTTTGATAGATTTAAAGATATTTTTACCCTTTTTGAAAAGACCTACAACCTAAAAATAGACAAGGTCATAGCCGATCTGCATCCAAATTTTTTAAACACAAAATGGGCAAAGGATCAGGGCTTTGAGCTAGTTTATTTGCAGCACCACTACGCGCATCTGCTAAGCGTGATCTTTGAAAATGAACTAGTAGACAAAGAGTATCTTGGATTTTGTTTTGATGGCACTGGATATGGGGAGGATGGCAAAATTTGGGGTGGAGAAGTCTTTAAGCTAGATAAAAAGAATTACGAGAGAGTTTATCATTTTGATGAATTTAGCTTATTTGGTGGCGAAAATAGCATAAAAAATATCTATCTCATCGCTTATTCTATTATTTTGAAGTACTCACTTGAAGAAGAAGCGAGTAAATTTTTAGTAAATTTTGATGAAAAAATGCTTGCAAATTTTAAAAAAATGGAGCAAAAAGGATTAAACTTAGTAAAGACTAGCTCGGTTGGTAGGATATTTGACGCATTTGGTGCTATTATCTGTGGTCTTTTTCACTCAAGCTTTGAGGGCGAGAGCGGTATGAGGCTTGAAGCGCTTTATGATAAAAATTTAGATGTGTGTTACAAATTTAGCCTAGATAATGGAGTGATCGGCATTAAAGAAGCTTTTAAAAGTACTTTAAAAGATGAGCCAAGAGTGGCTGCAACGGCGTTTATAAATGGCTTGGCTGATATTATTTTTGAAATTTCAAAAAAAGAAAAAATGGAAATTTTGCTAAGCGGCGGAGTTTTTCAAAATAAGACTTTACTCGAACTTATTTACAAAAAATTTACTAAAGCAAATTTGAAATTTTATATCAATAAAAAATTCTGTAGCAACGATTCTAACGTAAATTTAGGGCAAATTTATTATTATTTATCCACATTTTCTAATAAGTGA
- a CDS encoding HyaD/HybD family hydrogenase maturation endopeptidase produces MRVLVLGIGNVMFADEGIGAHFVNLMAKNYKFTSSKNELTLMDGGTLALALTHIISEFDYLIVVDCISANGASVGDVYFFDFLNVPNFISWDGSAHEIEMLQTLHLMELAGDRPTTKILGIVPSRIESSNFSLSDEVINASNILEKTLLDHLKELDFKCEKVANFTLNDIVDEYAKKGLK; encoded by the coding sequence ATGAGAGTGCTGGTTCTTGGTATCGGCAACGTGATGTTTGCCGATGAGGGCATAGGTGCTCATTTTGTAAATTTGATGGCTAAAAACTATAAATTTACAAGCTCTAAAAACGAGCTTACTCTAATGGACGGTGGCACTTTAGCCCTCGCTCTAACTCACATCATAAGTGAATTTGACTATCTTATCGTCGTTGATTGCATTAGCGCAAATGGTGCAAGCGTGGGTGATGTTTATTTTTTTGACTTTCTAAATGTGCCAAATTTTATCAGCTGGGACGGCTCGGCTCACGAGATAGAGATGCTCCAGACCCTTCATCTAATGGAGCTTGCAGGCGATAGACCTACGACTAAAATTTTAGGCATCGTGCCTAGCCGCATAGAATCATCAAATTTTAGCCTCTCAGATGAGGTTATAAACGCTTCTAATATTTTAGAAAAAACGCTGCTTGATCACTTAAAAGAGCTTGATTTTAAGTGTGAAAAAGTAGCAAATTTCACCCTAAATGATATCGTTGATGAATACGCTAAAAAAGGTTTAAAATGA
- the cybH gene encoding Ni/Fe-hydrogenase, b-type cytochrome subunit, with protein sequence MSHKNADRISEYEFSIGVRLTHWIRFAAITLLVVSGYYISYVFVSPEITSEPTNFMQAKWRMAHQIAGFVLIAAFIFKFYLFVFDKHSKKEWMSVVDFLNPKIWIAQIKYYLFMGPHPHLRGVYNPLQFASYFFFYLILTLICLSGLVLYVHVYHEGLGGALYEPARFFEELMGGLANVRTIHRICMWVIMIFVPIHVYMAVFNAVKGKNGAMDAIVSGYKFVKEH encoded by the coding sequence ATGTCACATAAAAATGCTGACAGGATCAGCGAATACGAATTCTCCATCGGCGTTAGGCTGACACACTGGATTAGATTTGCAGCGATCACACTTTTAGTTGTGAGTGGCTACTATATCTCATACGTTTTTGTGAGTCCAGAGATTACGAGCGAGCCTACAAATTTTATGCAAGCAAAGTGGCGTATGGCTCATCAGATCGCTGGCTTTGTGCTAATAGCGGCGTTTATCTTTAAATTTTATCTATTTGTCTTTGATAAACATAGTAAAAAAGAGTGGATGAGTGTGGTTGATTTTCTAAATCCAAAAATTTGGATCGCACAGATCAAATACTATCTTTTTATGGGGCCACATCCGCATTTAAGGGGCGTTTATAATCCTTTGCAGTTTGCCTCATACTTTTTCTTTTATCTTATTTTGACTCTTATTTGCCTAAGTGGTCTTGTGCTTTATGTTCATGTTTATCATGAGGGACTTGGCGGAGCACTTTATGAGCCAGCTAGGTTTTTTGAAGAGCTTATGGGCGGACTAGCAAATGTCAGAACGATACATAGAATTTGTATGTGGGTCATTATGATATTTGTGCCGATTCATGTTTATATGGCGGTATTTAACGCTGTTAAAGGCAAAAATGGAGCGATGGACGCCATCGTTAGTGGTTATAAATTTGTAAAAGAACACTGA
- a CDS encoding nickel-dependent hydrogenase large subunit, which translates to MSEKRIVIDPITRIEGHLRIEVVVDENNVVKEAYSGSTLWRGLEQIVKNRDPRDAGFFMQRICGVCTYSHYRAGIVAVENALGIKPPLNAELTRTLMNAALYLHDHIVHFYQLHGMDWADVVSALSADVHKASEEAFKYTSTPFATGADKLKEVKERVEAFVKKGNLGPFANAYWGHSTYKFTPEQNLIVLSHYLECLRIQRTAAQMMAIFGAKNPHPQSLTVGGVTCVMDLLDPARMGEYMSKFAEIKEFVDRAYYPDILMAAKAYANEPSVLNDVGVSNLFCYDEFLIGKNDHLFKGGIILNGDLSKVYDIDEDKITEEATRAWYKNDKALHPYDGETEANYTGLVDGESIDGEGKLAHSKLFDTKGKYSWIKAPRYDGLPMQVGPIASIVINYARGNERVKKVVDEFLAKSGLPLSAVFSTLGRTAARMLEAKVVAEHTMDAFNALIENLKTDQETCAKYVIDNKKEYKGNFQGNAPRGALSHWCRIKDGVITNWQAVVPSTWNASPKDAQNQMGSYEACLVGLKITDLSKPLEIIRKIHSYDPCIACAVHVMDTKGNDLSTYKINPNL; encoded by the coding sequence ATGAGTGAAAAAAGAATAGTAATAGACCCTATAACACGTATCGAAGGGCACTTAAGAATAGAAGTCGTAGTCGATGAAAACAACGTTGTCAAAGAGGCTTACTCTGGCTCAACTCTTTGGAGAGGCTTAGAGCAGATAGTAAAAAACAGAGACCCAAGAGATGCTGGCTTTTTCATGCAAAGAATTTGCGGTGTTTGCACATACTCGCACTACCGAGCAGGCATAGTCGCAGTTGAGAACGCCCTTGGCATCAAGCCTCCGCTAAATGCTGAGCTAACTAGAACGCTTATGAATGCAGCTTTATATCTTCACGATCACATCGTGCACTTTTATCAGCTTCACGGCATGGACTGGGCAGATGTCGTCTCTGCACTAAGCGCAGACGTGCATAAGGCTAGCGAAGAGGCGTTTAAATACACAAGCACGCCATTTGCCACAGGAGCTGATAAGCTAAAAGAGGTAAAAGAGAGGGTTGAAGCCTTTGTTAAAAAGGGCAACCTTGGACCATTTGCTAACGCATACTGGGGACATAGCACATATAAATTTACTCCTGAGCAAAATTTAATCGTCCTCTCTCACTACTTAGAGTGCCTTAGAATTCAAAGAACAGCAGCTCAGATGATGGCTATCTTTGGTGCGAAAAACCCACATCCACAAAGTCTAACAGTTGGTGGCGTGACTTGCGTGATGGACCTGCTTGATCCAGCCAGAATGGGCGAATACATGAGTAAATTTGCTGAGATAAAAGAATTTGTAGATAGAGCTTACTACCCAGATATCTTGATGGCAGCTAAGGCTTATGCAAACGAGCCAAGCGTTCTAAACGACGTTGGCGTATCAAATTTATTCTGCTACGATGAGTTTTTGATCGGCAAAAATGACCATCTATTTAAAGGTGGCATCATCTTAAATGGCGATCTTAGCAAGGTTTATGACATAGACGAAGACAAGATCACAGAAGAGGCGACAAGAGCTTGGTATAAAAATGACAAAGCGCTTCACCCATATGACGGCGAGACCGAGGCAAACTACACAGGCCTTGTTGATGGCGAGAGCATAGACGGCGAGGGCAAGCTAGCTCACAGCAAGCTTTTTGACACAAAGGGTAAATATAGCTGGATCAAAGCACCAAGATATGACGGCTTGCCTATGCAAGTAGGACCGATCGCAAGCATCGTCATAAACTACGCTAGAGGCAACGAGAGAGTTAAAAAGGTAGTTGATGAGTTTTTAGCAAAGAGTGGCTTGCCACTAAGCGCGGTCTTTTCAACTCTAGGCAGAACCGCTGCTCGTATGCTTGAAGCAAAAGTTGTCGCAGAGCACACGATGGACGCATTTAATGCCCTGATCGAAAATTTAAAGACAGATCAAGAGACTTGCGCAAAATATGTAATCGATAACAAAAAAGAATATAAAGGAAATTTTCAAGGCAACGCTCCAAGAGGTGCGCTTAGCCACTGGTGTCGCATAAAAGATGGCGTTATCACAAACTGGCAAGCAGTCGTACCAAGCACATGGAACGCCTCTCCAAAAGACGCACAAAATCAAATGGGAAGCTATGAGGCGTGCTTAGTTGGTTTAAAGATCACTGATCTTTCAAAGCCACTTGAGATAATACGAAAAATTCACTCTTACGATCCTTGCATCGCATGTGCTGTGCATGTTATGGATACAAAGGGAAATGATTTGAGTACTTATAAGATAAATCCAAATTTGTAA